A genome region from Populus alba chromosome 5, ASM523922v2, whole genome shotgun sequence includes the following:
- the LOC118061938 gene encoding uncharacterized protein isoform X1 → MDSLTAKGSFLVSKLSSSSSSNSSTVLVSTRPRLCSSVSFPRNKEKCCNIGRLGFRVKAYDSSKDDSSSNNKSGDAKPPNGSVQPKNRREILLEYVKNVQPEFMELFVKRAPPQVVDAMRQTVTNMIGTLPPQFFAVTITTVAENLAQLMYSVMMTGYMFKNAQHRLELQQSLEQVALPDAQEEKKDEPDYAPGTQKNVSGEVIRWNNVSGPERIDAKKYIELLEAEIEELNSQVGRKTANGQNELLEYLKSLEPQNLKDLTSSAGEDVVLAMNTFIKRLLAVSGPDQMKTSVTETSAAELAKLLYWLMVVGYSVRNIEVRFDMERVLGVPPKLAELPPGENV, encoded by the exons ATGGATTCTTTGACAGCAAAGGGCTCTTTCTTGGTATCTAAattgtcttcctcttcttcttcgaaCAGTTCAACAGTTCTTGTCTCGACTCGACCTCGACTATGTTCTTCAGTTAGTTTTCCAAGAAACAAGGAGAAGTGCTGTAATATAGGGAGGTTAGGCTTTAGAGTTAAAGCTTACGATTCTTCCAAGGACGACTCTTCTTCTAATAATAAATCTGGTGATGCCAAGCCCCCTAATGGCAGTGTG CAGCCAAAGAACAGGAGGGAAATTCTATTGGAATATGTCAAAAATGTGCAGCCTGAGTTTATGGAGCTTTTTGTAAAGCGAGCACCACCGcag GTAGTTGATGCGATGCGACAGACAGTGACTAATATGATTGGGACGCTACCTCCACAGTTTTTCGCTGTAACAATTACAACT gTAGCTGAAAATCTTGCGCAGCTCATGTATAGTGTTATGATGACGGGCTATATGTTCAAGAATGCACAACACCGGCTGGAGTTGCAACAAAGTTTGGAGCAGGTTGCACTTCCTGATgcacaagaagaaaagaag GATGAGCCAGATTATGCACCTGGTACACAGAAGAATGTGTCTGGTGAAGTTATTAGGTGGAATAATGTTTCTGGTCCTGAAAGAATTGAtgctaaaaaatacattgagtTACTTGAAGCGGAAATAGAGGAACTCAATAGTCAAGTTGGTAGAAAAACTGCAAATGGACAAAATGAATTATTGGAATATCTCAAGTCTCTTGAGCCCCAAAATCTGAAG GATTTGACAAGTAGTGCTGGGGAGGATGTTGTTCTTGCAATGAACACATTCATCAAGCGCCTTCTGGCTGTTTCAGGTCCCGACCAGATGAAG ACATCTGTAACAGAGACTAGTGCAGCAGAGCTTGCCAAGCTGCTTTATTGGCTAATGGTGGTTGGGTATAGTGTTCGGAACATTGAAGTCCGTTTTGACATGGAGCGAGTACTCGGGGTACCTCCAAAGCTTGCAGAGTTACCTCCTGGAGAAAATGTTTAA
- the LOC118061940 gene encoding WD repeat-containing protein DWA2 isoform X1: MQGGSSGIGYGLKYQARCISDVKADTDHTSFITGTLSLREENEVHLLRLSSGGTELICEGLFSHPNEIWDLSSCPFDQRIFSTVFSTGESFGAAVWQIPELYGQLNSPQLERIASLDGHAGKVNCILWWPSGRNDKLISIDEENLFLWSLDCSRKAAQVQSKESAGMLHYLSGGAWDPHDVNAVAATCESSVQFWDLRTMKKTSSIECGHVRNVDYDTRKMHILVTAEDESGIHVWDLRMPKVPINELRGHSHWTWAVTCNPEYDGLILSGGTDSTVNLWFASTTSDELTSGSSVVASPSQKLDPLLFSFNDYEDSVYGLAWSSREPWIFASLSYDGRVVVESVKPYLPRK, encoded by the exons atgcaaggagGATCATCAGGCATTGGCTATGGACTCAAATATCAG GCAAGGTGCATATCAGATGTGAAAGCAGACACGGATCACACCAGCTTTATCACTGGAACTCTCAGTCTCAGAGAAGAAAACGAG GTGCATTTGCTTAGGTTATCTTCAGGGGGAACTGAATTGATATGTGAAGGGTTGTTTTCGCATCCTAATGAGATCTGGGATCTCTCTTCTTGTCCTTTTGATCAACGCATTTTCTCCACTGTTTTCTCTACTG GTGAGTCATTTGGAGCCGCGGTGTGGCAGATTCCCGAGTTATATGGCCAGTTAAATTCTCCACAATTGGAAAGGATTGCCTCTCTTGATGGACATGCTGGGAAGGTTAATTG CATTCTCTGGTGGCCATCTGGAAGAAATGATAAGTTGATAAGCATTGATGAGGAAAATCTTTTCTTATGGAGTTTAGATTGTTCGAGAAAAGCAGCCCAG GTGCAATCGAAGGAGTCAGCAGGTATGCTTCATTACTTATCTGGTGGAGCCTGGGATCCACATGATGTGAATGCTGTTGCAGCAACTTGTGAATCCTCTGTCCAGTTTTGGGATTTACGGACAATGAA GAAAACAAGTTCTATTGAGTGTGGCCATGTGCGCAATGTCGACTATGACACCAGGAAGATGCATATACTG GTTACTGCAGAGGATGAATCTGGGATACACGTATGGGATCTTAGAATGCCAAAGGTTCCTATAAATGAGCTTCGTGGACATTCACATTG GACATGGGCGGTCACATGTAACCCTGAATATGATGGACTGATtctg AGTGGTGGTACAGACTCGACTGTCAATTTGTGGTTCGCTTCTACAACCAGTGATGAGTTGACATCTGGAAG CAGTGTGGTTGCGTCACCATCTCAGAAACTTGATCCGCTGCTGTTCTCATTCAATGACTATGAAGACAGTGTCTATG GGCTTGCTTGGAGTTCTCGGGAACCTTGGATTTTTGCATCTTTATCCTATGATGGGAGG GTGGTTGTAGAATCAGTAAAGCCTTATCTCCCCAGAAAATGA
- the LOC118061939 gene encoding O-fucosyltransferase 16 has translation MAFHRRRNHYYKRFRSVLPLISAVSGALLILFCLLTFLAPAPIDTNNPHHKNLLYTANDVVEDTIGKPGEPVLHIPIKGRKDRDVWSSRNSKYFYGCSNASNKFPNANAITHPNRYLLIATSGGLNQQRTGITDAVVAARILNATLVVPKLDQKSFWKDSSDFSEIFDVDWYISSLANDVKIIKSLPRRRGKTWIPHNMRVPRKCSERCYQNRVLPVLLKRHAIQLTKFDYRLANKLDTQLQKLRCRVNYHALKFTDPILRMGEKLVHRMRMKSKHFIALHLRFEPDMLAFSGCYYGGGDKERKELGAIRKRWKTLHASNPDKERRHGKCPLTPKEVGLMLRALGYGSDVHIYVASGEVYDGEDTLAPLKALFPNFYTKETLASKEELEPFSSFSSRMAALDFIVCDESDVFVTNNNGNMAKILAGRRRYFGHKPTIRPNAKKLYRLFLNQTTMSWEAFASKMRTFQRGFMGEPKEVRPGRGEFHENPHTCICEDSEAKAKKNSGPRKYGKGYDALGDDIPSDYQNVDDEPELPDPDDDGDQDGSQEKGQFNETGMDYDELSNEEPELEEILSD, from the exons ATGGCATTTCACCGGCGGCGCAACCACTACTACAAACGTTTCCGGTCTGTTCTGCCTTTAATATCCGCTGTTTCCGGAGCTCTTCTCATTCTCTTCTGTCTTCTCACATTTCTCGCTCCTGCACCGATTGATACTAACAATCCCCATCATAAGAACTTG TTGTACACTGCAAATGATGTTGTTGAAGATACGATTGGAAAGCCTGGAGAACCTGTTCTTCACATACCG ATAAAAGGGAGGAAGGATCGTGATGTTTGGAGCTCGAGAAACTCGAAATATTTCTATGGATGCAGTAATGCTAGCAACAAGTTTCCAA ATGCTAATGCGATTACACATCCCAATCGGTACTTGCTGATTGCTACCAGTGGAGGCTTAAATCAGCAAAGGACTGGG ATTACAGATGCTGTTGTTGCTGCTCGTATTTTGAATGCAACTCTTGTTGTTCCAAAGCTAGATCAGAAGTCTTTTTGGAAAGATTCAAG TGATTTTTCAGAGATTTTTGATGTTGATTGGTATATTTCTTCTCTGGCAAATGATgtcaaaatcattaaatctcTCCCAAGAAGGAGAGGGAAAACTTGGATTCCGCATAACATGCGTGTTCCAAGGAAGTGTAGTGAGAGATGTTATCAAAATCGTGTATTACCTGTTCTTTTAAAAAGGCAT GCAATTCAGCTCACAAAGTTTGATTATAGACTCGCAAATAAGTTGGATACACAATTGCAAAAGTTGAGATGTAGAGTCAATTACCATGCTTTAAAGTTTACGGATCCTATTCTTCGAATGGGTGAGAAATTGGTCCATCGAATGCGGATGAAAAGCAAGCATTTCATTGCCTTGCACCTGAG GTTTGAACCTGATATGCTGGCATTCTCTGGATGCTATTATGGTGGAGGTGACAAGGAAAGGAAGGAACTTGGTGCAATAAGGAAGAGGTGGAAAACTTTACAT GCAAGTAACCCTGATAAGGAAAGGAGGCATGGAAAATGCCCGCTAACTCCAAAAGAAGTTGGCCTTATGTTGAGAGCACTGGGTTATGGAAGTGATGTTCATATTTATGTGGCATCTGGAGAAGTGTATGACGGGGAAGATACATTGGCACCCTTAAAAGCACTCTTCCCAAACTTCTATACAAAAGAGACTTTAGCCAGCAAGGAGGAGCTGGAAccgttttcttcattttcttcaagaATGGCTGCACTTGACTTCATTGTTTGCGATGAAAGTGATGTTTTTGTTACCAACAACAATGGTAATATGGCTAAAATATTAGCTGGACGAAG GAGATATTTTGGACACAAACCTACCATTCGTCCAAATGCTAAAAAACTGTATAGATTGTTCTTGAACCAAACTACCATGTCATGGGAAGCATTTGCCTCTAAAATGCGCACTTTCCAGAGGGGCTTCATGGGGGAGCCAAAAGAAGTCAGGCCAGGCAGGGGGGAGTTTCATGAGAACCCGCACACCTGCATTTGTGAAGATTCTGAAGCCAAGGCAAAGAAAAACTCAGGACCTAGAAAATATGGGAAGGGGTATGACGCACTTGGAGATGATATACCAAGTGACTATCAGAATGTTGATGATGAGCCAGAATTGCCTGATCCTGATGATGATGGAGACCAAGATGGCTCTCAAGAGAAAGGTCAGTTCAATGAAACTGGTATGGATTATGATGAATTATCCAATGAAGAACCTGAGTTGGAAGAAATTCTTTCAGACTAG
- the LOC118061943 gene encoding uncharacterized protein, which yields IISRWLSDLDWKPLLLIIPPLSLLLFFSISLTPTNPFSTLSPLASHFFNKTTLITLPSTSPATNLSSTAHPSSPPVNPSDSTQWKDELDRSRIAVCLVGGARRFELTGPSIVKNILQVYPNSDLFLHSNFDNKAFKFSILKTVPRLASVRIIIPQPLPETLPQLRVLTAANSPNGIQGLLQYFNLVEGCLTMIQEYQNLKGFKYDWIVRTRVDGYWNAPLGPENFIPGHYLVPPGSTYGGLNDRLGIGDLNTSTVALSRLSLVPQLDAAGFRQLNSETAFKAQLTTQGVPFDTRRLPFCIVSDRKYDFPPSRFGVPVAALSSPGPLSGAKCRPCKPVCEGTCVGDIMTWLYKDWSWTNWENGTLKLCDAHGDFEAGWEKIFDRDAGKEFASERKRIRGLNTKQCAVDFNEMKKRASMWDTPPVEEICRLGLGEN from the exons ATAATCTCAAGATGGCTCTCTGATCTAGATTGGAAACCTCTCCTCTTGATcatccctcctctctctctcctccttttcttctctatcTCCTTAACACCCACCAACCCTTTTTCCACCCTTTCCCCTCTCGCTTCCCATTTCTTCAACAAAACCACCCTGATTACACTCCCCTCCACCTCCCCAGCAACAAATCTTTCATCAACTGCTCACCCTAGTTCGCCGCCTGTGAATCCGAGTGACTCGACTCAGTGGAAAGATGAGCTGGATCGGTCGAGAATAGCCGTGTGTCTAGTTGGTGGGGCCAGGAGGTTTGAACTCACTGGACCCTCGATTGTGAAGAATATTTTACAAGTGTATCCAAATTCAGACCTTTTTTTACACAGCAATTTTGATAACAAAGCTTTCAAATTCTCCATCTTGAAAACTGTGCCAAGGCTCGCCTCTGTCCGGATTATCATTCCTCAACCTCTGCCCGAGACCTTGCCTCAGCTCCGTGTCCTTACAGCTGCTAATTCTCCTAATGGCATCCAG GGCCTACTCCAGTACTTCAACTTAGTGGAAGGATGTCTGACAATGATCCAGGAATACCAGAACCTGAAGGGGTTCAAGTATGATTGGATAGTTCGTACGCGTGTTGACGGGTACTGGAATGCCCCGTTGGGTCCCGAAAATTTCATCCCAGGTCACTACCTGGTTCCACCGGGGTCCACTTATGGTGGCCTTAATGACCGGCTTGGCATCGGTGATCTCAACACTTCAACGGTGGCCCTTTCCCGTCTTTCTTTAGTTCCCCAACTCGACGCGGCCGGATTTCGTCAACTCAACTCGGAAACTGCTTTCAAGGCCCAGCTTACCACACAAGGTGTACCTTTTGATACTAGAAGATTACCCTTTTGCATTGTTTCGGATCGGAAATATGATTTTCCTCCGAGCCGTTTTGGTGTGCCGGTGGCCGCATTGTCAAGTCCAGGCCCGCTAAGTGGTGCGAAATGCAGGCCATGTAAGCCAGTTTGTGAAGGGACTTGTGTCGGTGATATCATGACATGGCTTTATAAAGATTGGAGCTGGACTAACTGGGAAAACGGGACGCTTAAGTTATGTGATGCCCATGGTGATTTTGAGGCAGGGTGGGAAAAGATTTTCGATAGAGATGCAGGGAAGGAGTTTGCCTCTGAAAGGAAGAGGATTCGGGGTCTGAAC
- the LOC118061938 gene encoding uncharacterized protein isoform X2 translates to MDSLTAKGSFLVSKLSSSSSSNSSTVLVSTRPRLCSSVSFPRNKEKCCNIGRLGFRVKAYDSSKDDSSSNNKSGDAKPPNGSVPKNRREILLEYVKNVQPEFMELFVKRAPPQVVDAMRQTVTNMIGTLPPQFFAVTITTVAENLAQLMYSVMMTGYMFKNAQHRLELQQSLEQVALPDAQEEKKDEPDYAPGTQKNVSGEVIRWNNVSGPERIDAKKYIELLEAEIEELNSQVGRKTANGQNELLEYLKSLEPQNLKDLTSSAGEDVVLAMNTFIKRLLAVSGPDQMKTSVTETSAAELAKLLYWLMVVGYSVRNIEVRFDMERVLGVPPKLAELPPGENV, encoded by the exons ATGGATTCTTTGACAGCAAAGGGCTCTTTCTTGGTATCTAAattgtcttcctcttcttcttcgaaCAGTTCAACAGTTCTTGTCTCGACTCGACCTCGACTATGTTCTTCAGTTAGTTTTCCAAGAAACAAGGAGAAGTGCTGTAATATAGGGAGGTTAGGCTTTAGAGTTAAAGCTTACGATTCTTCCAAGGACGACTCTTCTTCTAATAATAAATCTGGTGATGCCAAGCCCCCTAATGGCAGTGTG CCAAAGAACAGGAGGGAAATTCTATTGGAATATGTCAAAAATGTGCAGCCTGAGTTTATGGAGCTTTTTGTAAAGCGAGCACCACCGcag GTAGTTGATGCGATGCGACAGACAGTGACTAATATGATTGGGACGCTACCTCCACAGTTTTTCGCTGTAACAATTACAACT gTAGCTGAAAATCTTGCGCAGCTCATGTATAGTGTTATGATGACGGGCTATATGTTCAAGAATGCACAACACCGGCTGGAGTTGCAACAAAGTTTGGAGCAGGTTGCACTTCCTGATgcacaagaagaaaagaag GATGAGCCAGATTATGCACCTGGTACACAGAAGAATGTGTCTGGTGAAGTTATTAGGTGGAATAATGTTTCTGGTCCTGAAAGAATTGAtgctaaaaaatacattgagtTACTTGAAGCGGAAATAGAGGAACTCAATAGTCAAGTTGGTAGAAAAACTGCAAATGGACAAAATGAATTATTGGAATATCTCAAGTCTCTTGAGCCCCAAAATCTGAAG GATTTGACAAGTAGTGCTGGGGAGGATGTTGTTCTTGCAATGAACACATTCATCAAGCGCCTTCTGGCTGTTTCAGGTCCCGACCAGATGAAG ACATCTGTAACAGAGACTAGTGCAGCAGAGCTTGCCAAGCTGCTTTATTGGCTAATGGTGGTTGGGTATAGTGTTCGGAACATTGAAGTCCGTTTTGACATGGAGCGAGTACTCGGGGTACCTCCAAAGCTTGCAGAGTTACCTCCTGGAGAAAATGTTTAA
- the LOC118061942 gene encoding protein EARLY STARVATION 1, chloroplastic, translated as MAASSSGFTAHLGFKLSRFSSSPFHAYSHGLDSRKKKRRLFLDGNGVRVSRISCCCSDSVVRRASGSGNSVEKPEEKRSHRSRFQAIPALPFPSHQSRFGTKQEKFYPRCTPRNTGPQSRDTPPKRDTGIANEKDMGINLLKENVSETGTNEDGSTWFRESGEDLGANGYRCRWTKMGGRSHDDSTQWEETWWEKSDWTGYKELGVEKSGRNAEGDSWWETWQEMLHQDEWSNLARIERSAQKQAKSGTENAGWYEKWWEKYDAKGWTEKGANKYGRLNEQSWWEKWGEHYDGRGSVTKWTDKWAETELGTKWGDKWEEKFFAGIGSRHGETWHVSPIGGRWSRTWGEEHFGNGKVHKYGKSTTSESWDIVVDEETYYEAEPHYGWADVVGDSSQLLSIEPRERPPGVYPNLDFGPSPPPPVDDLPDSPLPPSQ; from the exons ATGGCGGCGAGTTCTAGTGGTTTTACGGCTCACCTCGGTTTCAAGCTCAGCCGATTCAGCAGTTCTCCGTTCCACGCTTATAGCCATGGGTTGGACTCGAGGAAGAAGAAGCGGAGGTTGTTCCTCGACGGTAACGGAGTTCGGGTGAGTCGAATTAGTTGCTGCTGCTCTGACTCAGTAGTTCGGAGAGCGTCCGGGTCGGGTAATAGTGTTGAGAAACCCGAGGAGAAACGCTCTCATAGAAGTCGATTCCAAGCCATTCCTGCATTGCCTTTTCCTTCTCACCA GTCTCGGTTTGGTACGAAACAAGAGAAGTTTTATCCGAGATGTACGCCGAGAAACACCGGTCCACAGTCGCGAGATACGCCGCCGAAGCGAG ATACTGGCATTGCAAATGAGAAAGATATGGGCATCAACTTGTTAAAGGAAAATGTTAGTGAGACTGGGACTAATGAAGATGGAAGTACTTGGTTTCGAGAAAGTGGAGAGGATCTTGGCGCAAATGGGTATAGATGTAGATGGACGAAGATGGGTGGTCGATCACATGATGATTCCACCCAATGGGAAGAAACG TGGTGGGAGAAAAGTGACTGGACAGGATACAAAGAGCTAG GTGTGGAGAAATCTGGAAGAAATGCTGAAGGGGATTCGTGGTGGGAAACATGGCAAGAGATGCTTCATCAAGATGAATGGAG TAATCTTGCAAGAATAGAGAGGAGTGCACAGAAACAAGCGAAATCAGGCACTGAAAATGCTGGATGGTATGAGAAATG GTGGGAGAAATATGATGCTAAAGGCTGGACTGAGAAAGGAGCAAATAAGTATGGAAGATTGAATGAGCAGTCATGGTGGGAGAAGTGGGGAGAGCATTACGATGGAAGAGGCTCTGTTACAAAATG GACAGATAAATGGGCCGAGACTGAATTGGGAACCAAATGGGGAGACAAGTGGGAAGAAAAGTTCTTTGCTGGCATAGGTTCACGCCATGGAGAGACATGGCATGTTTCTCCAATTGGTGGAC GCTGGTCAAGGACGTGGGGAGAGGAACATTTTGGAAACGG GAAAGTTCACAAATACGGAAAAAGCACGACAAGTGAAAGCTGGGATATTGTTGTGGACGAAGAAACCTATTATGA ggCTGAACCTCATTATGGATGGGCTGATGTCGTGGGTGATTCAAGCCAGTTATTATCAATCGAACCCCGGGAAAGGCCACCGGGTGTCTACCCAAATCTCGACTTCGGGCCATCTCCTCCACCTCCAGTCGATGACTTGCCAGACTCCCCTCTCCCTCCCTCACAATGA
- the LOC118061938 gene encoding uncharacterized protein isoform X3 → MDSLTAKGSFLVSKLSSSSSSNSSTVLVSTRPRLCSSVSFPRNKEKCCNIGRLGFRVKAYDSSKDDSSSNNKSGDAKPPNGSVQPKNRREILLEYVKNVQPEFMELFVKRAPPQVVDAMRQTVTNMIGTLPPQFFAVTITTVAENLAQLMYSVMMTGYMFKNAQHRLELQQSLEQVALPDAQEEKKDEPDYAPGTQKNVSGEVIRWNNVSGPERIDAKKYIELLEAEIEELNSQVGRKTANGQNELLEYLKSLEPQNLKDLTSSAGEDVVLAMNTFIKRLLAVSGPDQMKVCLRTKPDFLIYCLGSDSH, encoded by the exons ATGGATTCTTTGACAGCAAAGGGCTCTTTCTTGGTATCTAAattgtcttcctcttcttcttcgaaCAGTTCAACAGTTCTTGTCTCGACTCGACCTCGACTATGTTCTTCAGTTAGTTTTCCAAGAAACAAGGAGAAGTGCTGTAATATAGGGAGGTTAGGCTTTAGAGTTAAAGCTTACGATTCTTCCAAGGACGACTCTTCTTCTAATAATAAATCTGGTGATGCCAAGCCCCCTAATGGCAGTGTG CAGCCAAAGAACAGGAGGGAAATTCTATTGGAATATGTCAAAAATGTGCAGCCTGAGTTTATGGAGCTTTTTGTAAAGCGAGCACCACCGcag GTAGTTGATGCGATGCGACAGACAGTGACTAATATGATTGGGACGCTACCTCCACAGTTTTTCGCTGTAACAATTACAACT gTAGCTGAAAATCTTGCGCAGCTCATGTATAGTGTTATGATGACGGGCTATATGTTCAAGAATGCACAACACCGGCTGGAGTTGCAACAAAGTTTGGAGCAGGTTGCACTTCCTGATgcacaagaagaaaagaag GATGAGCCAGATTATGCACCTGGTACACAGAAGAATGTGTCTGGTGAAGTTATTAGGTGGAATAATGTTTCTGGTCCTGAAAGAATTGAtgctaaaaaatacattgagtTACTTGAAGCGGAAATAGAGGAACTCAATAGTCAAGTTGGTAGAAAAACTGCAAATGGACAAAATGAATTATTGGAATATCTCAAGTCTCTTGAGCCCCAAAATCTGAAG GATTTGACAAGTAGTGCTGGGGAGGATGTTGTTCTTGCAATGAACACATTCATCAAGCGCCTTCTGGCTGTTTCAGGTCCCGACCAGATGAAGGTTTGCCTAAGAACCAAACCAGATTTCTTGATTTACTGCCTTGGATCTGATTCACATTAG
- the LOC118061940 gene encoding WD repeat-containing protein DWA2 isoform X2, whose amino-acid sequence MQGGSSGIGYGLKYQARCISDVKADTDHTSFITGTLSLREENEVHLLRLSSGGTELICEGLFSHPNEIWDLSSCPFDQRIFSTVFSTGESFGAAVWQIPELYGQLNSPQLERIASLDGHAGKVNCILWWPSGRNDKLISIDEENLFLWSLDCSRKAAQVQSKESAGMLHYLSGGAWDPHDVNAVAATCESSVQFWDLRTMKKTSSIECGHVRNVDYDTRKMHILVTAEDESGIHVWDLRMPKVPINELRGHSHWTWAVTCNPEYDGLILSGGTDSTVNLWFASTTSDELTSGSVVASPSQKLDPLLFSFNDYEDSVYGLAWSSREPWIFASLSYDGRVVVESVKPYLPRK is encoded by the exons atgcaaggagGATCATCAGGCATTGGCTATGGACTCAAATATCAG GCAAGGTGCATATCAGATGTGAAAGCAGACACGGATCACACCAGCTTTATCACTGGAACTCTCAGTCTCAGAGAAGAAAACGAG GTGCATTTGCTTAGGTTATCTTCAGGGGGAACTGAATTGATATGTGAAGGGTTGTTTTCGCATCCTAATGAGATCTGGGATCTCTCTTCTTGTCCTTTTGATCAACGCATTTTCTCCACTGTTTTCTCTACTG GTGAGTCATTTGGAGCCGCGGTGTGGCAGATTCCCGAGTTATATGGCCAGTTAAATTCTCCACAATTGGAAAGGATTGCCTCTCTTGATGGACATGCTGGGAAGGTTAATTG CATTCTCTGGTGGCCATCTGGAAGAAATGATAAGTTGATAAGCATTGATGAGGAAAATCTTTTCTTATGGAGTTTAGATTGTTCGAGAAAAGCAGCCCAG GTGCAATCGAAGGAGTCAGCAGGTATGCTTCATTACTTATCTGGTGGAGCCTGGGATCCACATGATGTGAATGCTGTTGCAGCAACTTGTGAATCCTCTGTCCAGTTTTGGGATTTACGGACAATGAA GAAAACAAGTTCTATTGAGTGTGGCCATGTGCGCAATGTCGACTATGACACCAGGAAGATGCATATACTG GTTACTGCAGAGGATGAATCTGGGATACACGTATGGGATCTTAGAATGCCAAAGGTTCCTATAAATGAGCTTCGTGGACATTCACATTG GACATGGGCGGTCACATGTAACCCTGAATATGATGGACTGATtctg AGTGGTGGTACAGACTCGACTGTCAATTTGTGGTTCGCTTCTACAACCAGTGATGAGTTGACATCTGGAAG TGTGGTTGCGTCACCATCTCAGAAACTTGATCCGCTGCTGTTCTCATTCAATGACTATGAAGACAGTGTCTATG GGCTTGCTTGGAGTTCTCGGGAACCTTGGATTTTTGCATCTTTATCCTATGATGGGAGG GTGGTTGTAGAATCAGTAAAGCCTTATCTCCCCAGAAAATGA